The DNA sequence CGGAAACCACCTTCGGCGGCGAATTCCCGCTGGAGGCCAACTACAAGAGCCCGTACATCCGCGACCTGCTGGCGAAGAAGGACAGCTGGGTGCTGTGGGCGCCGATCCCGTTCAGCTACCAGAGCATCAACTACGACCTGCGTGTACCGGCCCCGGCGCCGCCGTCGGCGGACAACTGGCTGGGCACCGATGACCAGGGCCGCGACGTGCTGGCACGGGTGATCTACGGCTTCCGTATTTCGGTGCTGTTCGCCCTGACCCTGACCCTGCTCAGTTCCATCGTCGGCGTGATCGCCGGGGCCCTGCAGGGCTTCTATGGTGGCTGGGTCGACCTGGCCGGGCAGCGCTTTTTGGAAGTCTGGTCCGGCCTGCCGGTGCTGTACCTGCTGATTATCCTGGCCAGTTTCGTGCAGCCGAATTTCTGGTGGCTGCTGGGCATCATGCTGCTGTTTTCATGGATGAGCCTGGTGGACGTGGTACGCGCCGAATTCCTCCGCGGGCGCAACCTGGAATACGTGCGCGCCGCCCGTGCCCTGGGCATGCGCAATGGCGCGATCATGTACCGGCACATCCTGCCCAATGCCATGATCTCGACCATGACCTTCATGCCGTTCATCCTCACCGGCGCCATCGGCACCCTCACCGCGCTGGACTTCCTCGGTTTCGGCCTGCCGCCTGGCGCACCGTCGCTGGGCGAGCTGGTTGCCCAGGGCAAGTCCAACCTGCAGGCGCCATGGCTGGGCATCAGCGCCTTCGCCGTGCTGGCGCTGATGCTGAGCCTGCTGGTGTTCATCGGCGAATCCGCCCGCGATGCCTTCGACCCGAGGAAGTGACATGAGTGAACAGAACCTGATCGAAGTGCGCGACCTGGCGGTGGAGTTCGTCACCGGGGAGCAGGTCAACCGCGTGGTGGATGGCATCAGCTTCGATATCCGCAAGGGCGAGACGCTGGCCCTGGTCGGCGAAAGCGGCTCGGGCAAGTCGGTGACCGCGCACTCGATCCTGCGCCTGCTGCCCTACCCCCTCGCCCGGCACCCCAGCGGCAGCATCCGCTTCGAGGGCAAGGACCTCCTGCAGCAGAACGAGAAGAGCCTGCAACGCATCCGCGGCAACCGCATTGCGATGATCTTTCAGGAGCCGATGACCTCGCTGAACCCGTTGCACTGCATCGAGAAGCAGATCAACGAGATTCTGCTGCTGCACAAGGGCTTGACCGGCAAGGAAGCGACGGCACGTACGCTGGAGCTGCTGGACATGGTCGGCATCCCCGAGCCACGCAAGCGCCTGAAGGCCCTGCCCCACGAGCTATCGGGCGGGCAGCGCCAGCGGGTGATGATCGCCATGGCGCTGGCCAACGAACCCGACCTGCTGATTGCCGACGAACCGACCACGGCGCTGGATGTAACCGTGCAGTTGAAGATCCTCGACCTGCTCAAGGAGCTCCAGGCGCGCCTGGGCATGGCCCTGCTGCTGATCAGCCACGACCTCAACCTGGTGCGGCGCATCGCCCACCGGGTGTGCGTGATGCAACGCGGACAGATCGTCGAGCAGGCTGAATGCAGCCGATTGTTCAGCGCCCCGCAGCACCACTACACGCAGATGCTGATCAATGCCGAGCCCAGCGGGCTGCCGGCCCACAACCCGGTAGGCGCGCCCTTGCTGGAGGTGGATGACCTCAAGGTGTGGTTCCCGATCAAGAAAGGCTTGCTGCGGCGTACGGTTGATCATGTGAAGGCCGTGGACGGGGTCAACTTCAGCCTGCCGCAGGGGCAGACGCTGGGGATTGTCGGCGAGTCCGGCTCGGGCAAGTCGACGCTGGGCCTGGCGATCCTGCGGCTGATTGCCAGCCAGGGCGGGATTCGCTTCCACGGGCAACAGCTCGAATGCCTCAACCAGAAGGCAGTACGGCCATTACGGCGGGAAATGCAGGTGGTGTTCCAGGACCCGTTCGGCAGCCTGAGCCCACGCATGTGCGTGGCGGATATCGTCGGTGAAGGGCTGCGTATTCACCGCATCGGCACAGCGCAGGAGCAGGAAGCAGCGATTATTGCCGCGCTGGAGGAAGTCGGGCTGGACCCGCGCACCCGGCATCGCTACCCGCATGAGTTTTCCGGTGGGCAGCGCCAGCGCATTGCCATTGCCCGGGCCCTGGTATTGAAGCCGGCGCTGATCCTGCTGGATGAACCGACATCGGCGCTGGACCGTACGGTGCAGCGGCAGGTGGTGGAACTGCTGCGCAACCTGCAGCAGAAATACAACCTGACCTACCTGTTCATCAGCCATGACCTGGCGGTGATCAAGGCGCTGAGCCACCAGTTGATGGTGATCAAGCATGGCCAGGTGGTGGAGCAAGGGGACGCGCAGGCGATCTTCCACGCGCCGCAGCATCCGTATACCCGGCAGTTGCTGGAGGCGGCGTTTCTGGAGGTGGAGGCGTCGTAGCCAGCCACCGCCAGGGCGGGCCCCTTTGCGGCTAGACCGGCGAAGGGGCCGGCACTGGCACGCCACGAGCTTCTGTGAAGCCAGCGCCCCGGTCGGCTACTCAGAAATCGATAGTGCCCGAGAACTTCACCAGCCGCGGATCGCCCTGGGTCAGGTAGCCGCCATTGGCCGAAGCCCAGTAATTCTTGTCGGTCAGGTTTTCCACGTTGACCCGCAAGGTCAGGTCTTTCTCCGCCACTTTCAGCGTGTAGCGACCACCGATGTCGAAACGGTTCCAGGTCGGCAGGCTGACGTTGTTCGCCGCATCGACGAACTGCCCACCGGTACGTAGCATCCGCGCATTCAGCGCCAGCCCCGGCACACCCGGCACGTCCCAGTCGACACTGGCATTGAGCTGGAAGGTCGGCACACCGATG is a window from the Pseudomonas anuradhapurensis genome containing:
- a CDS encoding ABC transporter permease; this encodes MALSPLNRRRFERFKANRRGWWSLWLFLILFGLSLGAELIANDKPIAVRYDGAWYFPAFKRYPETTFGGEFPLEANYKSPYIRDLLAKKDSWVLWAPIPFSYQSINYDLRVPAPAPPSADNWLGTDDQGRDVLARVIYGFRISVLFALTLTLLSSIVGVIAGALQGFYGGWVDLAGQRFLEVWSGLPVLYLLIILASFVQPNFWWLLGIMLLFSWMSLVDVVRAEFLRGRNLEYVRAARALGMRNGAIMYRHILPNAMISTMTFMPFILTGAIGTLTALDFLGFGLPPGAPSLGELVAQGKSNLQAPWLGISAFAVLALMLSLLVFIGESARDAFDPRK
- a CDS encoding ABC transporter ATP-binding protein; translation: MSEQNLIEVRDLAVEFVTGEQVNRVVDGISFDIRKGETLALVGESGSGKSVTAHSILRLLPYPLARHPSGSIRFEGKDLLQQNEKSLQRIRGNRIAMIFQEPMTSLNPLHCIEKQINEILLLHKGLTGKEATARTLELLDMVGIPEPRKRLKALPHELSGGQRQRVMIAMALANEPDLLIADEPTTALDVTVQLKILDLLKELQARLGMALLLISHDLNLVRRIAHRVCVMQRGQIVEQAECSRLFSAPQHHYTQMLINAEPSGLPAHNPVGAPLLEVDDLKVWFPIKKGLLRRTVDHVKAVDGVNFSLPQGQTLGIVGESGSGKSTLGLAILRLIASQGGIRFHGQQLECLNQKAVRPLRREMQVVFQDPFGSLSPRMCVADIVGEGLRIHRIGTAQEQEAAIIAALEEVGLDPRTRHRYPHEFSGGQRQRIAIARALVLKPALILLDEPTSALDRTVQRQVVELLRNLQQKYNLTYLFISHDLAVIKALSHQLMVIKHGQVVEQGDAQAIFHAPQHPYTRQLLEAAFLEVEAS